A DNA window from Purpureocillium takamizusanense chromosome 9, complete sequence contains the following coding sequences:
- a CDS encoding Alkanesulfonate monooxygenase (EggNog:ENOG503NWAI~COG:E) produces the protein MASPTIEGPGATPKKSFIINAFVESCSGHQSPGLWQHPDDKSTSFNNISHWIELAKLLERGKFHGMFIADVLGSYDVYKGPRNPDPAVISGAQWPVNEPLAVVPAMAAATKNLGFGVTVATTYEQPYHLARRLSTVDHLSGGRLGWNIVTGYLDSAARNLGYTEQPKHDERYAIAEEYVEVTYKLWQSSWRDDAVKLDKKKGVYTDPALVRTINHVGKYYNVPGPHICQPSPQRTPVIMQAGTSSSGRNFAAKHAEAIFVAGHSPSTVAKNIAEIRAKARDQYGRDPATIKFLAMFCPIIGQSQEEADRKYREFLSYGSEDGALALFGGWTGIDLSTYGDDEELRHVESNAIRSAVEAWSKATPEVPRWTKHTVANHIKVGGLGATVVGTAEKVADEMERWVKEADVDGFNIAYALLPQSFEDVIEQLLPVLQERGLFWSDYAVDGGTYRENLYGKGGVVVPPADHPAAQYHWKADI, from the exons ATGGCTTCTCCGACAATTGAAGGGCCTGGTGCGACGCCCAAAAAGTCTTTCATCATCAACGCCTTTGTGGAATCTTGCAGTGGCCATCAGTCTCCCGGCCTATGGCAGCATCCCGACGATAAGTCAACTAGCTTCAACAACATCTCCCATTGGATCGAGTTGGCAAAGTTACTTGAGCGAGGAAAGTTCCATGGCATGTTTATTGCAGATGTCTTG GGCTCGTACGACGTCTACAAGGGTCCTCGAAACCCGGACCCGGCCGTCATTTCTGGAGCGCAATGGCCCGTTAACGAGCCCCTCGCCGTGGTgccagccatggcagccGCGACGAAGAATCTCGGGTTCGGCGTGACTGTTGCGACGACGTACGAACAGCCGTACCATCTCGCCAGACGATTGAGCACCGTCGATCATCTATCCGGTGGCCGTCTCGGCTGGAACATTGTGACCGGGTATCTtgactcggcggcgcgcaacTTGGGCTATACGGAGCAGCCGAAACATGACGAGCGATATGCGATTGCTGAGGAATATGTGGAGGTGACGTACAAGCTTTG GCAATCTTCGTGGAGAGATGACGCTGTGAAACTAGACAAGAAGAAAGGCGTCTACACAGACCCAGCGCTGGTCCGCACCATCAATCATGTCGGCAAGTATTACAACGTACCCGGACCGCACATCTGCcagccctcgccgcagcgCACACCGGTAATCATGCAAGCCGGCACCTCTTCCTCTGGTAGGAACTTTGCAGCAAAACACGCCGAGGCGATattcgtcgccggccacaGCCCCTCGACGGTTGCGAAGAACATCGCCGAGATCAGAGCCAAAGCCAGGGATCAGTACGGGCGCGATCCTGCCACCATCAAGTTCTTGGCCATGTTCTGTCCCATCATTGGCCAGTCGCAGGAAGAAGCCGACCGCAAGTATCGCGAGTTTCTGTCGTATGGCTCGGAAGATGGCGCGCTTGCGCTTTTCGGAGGGTGGACGGGCATCGATCTCTCAACCTACGGGGATGACGAGGAGTTGAGGCATGTCGAGTCCAATGCAATCCGCTCAGCGGTGGAAGCTTGGTCCAAAGCCACGCCCGAGGTGCCCAGATGGACCAAGCACACTGTTGCGAACCACATCAaggtcggcggccttggtgcTACAGTCGTTGGCACGGCTGAAAAGGTGGCCGATGAGATGGAGAGATGGGTCAAGGAGGCGGACGTGGATGGCTTCAATATTGCGTACGCCTTGCTTCCGCAGTCGTTTGAGGACGTCATTGAGCAGCTACTCCCGGTGCTCCAGGAGCGCGGCCTGTTCTGGAGCGACTACGCTGTCGATGGAGGGACATATCGAGAGAACCTGTACGGCAAAGGGGGGGTGGTCGTACCGCCCGCAGACCACCCTGCGGCCCAATATCACTGGAAGGCAGACATATAG
- a CDS encoding uncharacterized protein (TransMembrane:15 (o20-40i61-80o100-120i141-163o169-194i263-280o300-325i346-371o377-397i409-431o437-458i465-485o505-525i575-596o608-631i)~COG:E~EggNog:ENOG503NY6V): MASLVERISQDAVSPPLPQAAGYAVVLGVGVLIALIMMALTRLLKTTVGEDNKTTEMFMTANRSVGTGLTASAVVSSWLWSTAMLGSTLVGYNFGVAGPFWFAAGCSPMIVFFAVLGIACKMRIPEAHTLLEIVRIRYGKLGHIVWIVLCLINNIIAIANMLLGASSAISALTGMHVIAATFLLPVGVVLYTFVGGIKATFLTDYVHTVCITIIICFFTVKTFVVPEIGSPVGLYDAIEKLGRTNPVVGNQDGSYLTMTSKNAILFGIIHILANFGLVIMDTGFFSKAFSAAPHAVVPGYIVGGIAYFAIPWCLGTLMSFSALALQDSERFPTFPRRMSPVEVSNGLVLPYAAVAIAGQGGAIAVLLIVFMAVTSTISAQVIAVSSILSFDIYRQYFNRQASDRDAIRWSHIGVVAFGIFSAAFSTALYYGSVDLGWTLYMLGVLTCPGIFPTIFTILWKKQSKAAAIISPLLGMAIGIAVWLGSASALYGEVSVASTGQTLPCVYGTVASALSPGILSVLISLARPADYSWADFRNERLAFARNPANADSDEELKTHEDIVQRYKDDKVKLKRWGRIAAIWAAATFFGHWVIWPLPMYAAKYVFGRGFFVAWVSVSIVWVWATMLVVSVYPVSDGWRQIRQVYRGLRRLPR; encoded by the exons ATGGCCTCGCTCGTGGAGCGCATCTCTCAAGATGCCGTCTCGCCTCCGCTCCCTCAGGCCGCGGGTTACGcagtcgtcctcggcgtcggcgtgctcATAGCGCTCAtcatgatggccttgacgcgCCTGCTCAAGACGaccgtcggcgaggacaacAAAACCACGGAGATGTTCATGACGGCGAACCGAAGCGTCGGCACGGGGctcacggcgtcggcggtggtgtcgtcTTGGCTCTGGAGCACGGCCATGTTGGGAAGCACGCTCGTGGGCTACAACTTTGGCGTTGCTGGGCCCTTTTGGTTTGCGGCGGG ctgctCACCGATGATTGTCTTCTTCGCGGTCCTTGGCATCGCGTGCAAGATGAGGATCCCAGAGGCGCACACGTTGCTCGAGATTGTCAGGATCCGGTACGGGAAGCTGGGGCACATTGTTTGGATCGTCCTTTgcctcatcaacaacatCATTGCCATAGCCAACATGCTTCTCGGAGCCAGCTCTGCAATATCCGCATT GACCGGCATGCACGTCATCGCAGCGACGTTTCTCTTGCccgtgggcgtcgtgctTTATACCTttgtcggcggcatcaaggcGACGTTCCTGACCGACTACGTCCACACGGTGtgcatcaccatcatcatctgctTCTTCACCGTCAAAACCTTTGTGGTCCCCGAGATCGGGTCGCCGGTTGGCCTGTACGATGCGATCGAGAAGCTGGGGCGTACAAACCCCGTCGTCGGAAACCAAGACGGCTCGTATCTCACGATGACGAGCAAAAAC GCCATCCTGTTCGGCATCATCCACATATTGGCAAACTTTGGGCTGGTCATCATGGACACGGGGTTCTTCTCCAAGGCCTTCTCGGCCGCGCCCCATGCCGTTGTGCCCGGGtacatcgtcggcggcatcgcctACTTTGCCATCCCATGGTGTCTGGGGACGTTGATGAGCTTCTCCGCGCTGGCGCTACAGGACTCGGAGCGGTTCCCGACGTTTCCGAGACGAATGTCGCCCGTGGAGGTGTCCAACGGGCTCGTGCTCCCTTACGCAGCGGTCGCGATCGCGGGacagggcggcgccatcgccgtgctCCTGATTGTCTTCATGGCAGTCACGAGCACAATCAGCGCTCAAGTGATTGCCGTTTCATCCATCCTCAGCTTTGACATATACCGGCAATACTTCAATCGGCAGGCGAGCGACCGGGATGCCATCCGATGGAGCCACATCGGCGTGGTGGCCTTTGGcatcttctccgccgcctttTCGACGGCGCTGTACTACGGCAGCGTGGATCTCGGATGGACACTGTACATGCTCGGGGTGTTGACGTGCCCGGGCATCTTCCCCACAATCTTCACGATCCTGTGGAAGAAGCAGTCCAAAgcggccgccatcatctCGCCGCTCCTGGGCATGGCCATTGGGATCGCGGTCTGGCtgggctcggcgtcggctctGTACGGCGAGGTGAgcgtggcgtcgacgggccaGACCCTGCCTTGCGTGTACGGCACGGTCGCATCGGCGCTCAGCCCCGGCATTCTCTCCGTCCTCATCTCGCTCGCGAGGCCGGCAGACTACAGCTGGGCCGACTTCCGAAACGAGCGCCTGGCATTCGCTAGAAACCCCGCCAACGcggactcggacgaggagctgaAGACACATGAGGATATCGTGCAGCGGtacaaggacgacaaggtcAAGCTCAAGCGCTGGGGCAGAATCGCCGCTATatgggccgcggcgacgttTTTCGGGCACTGGGTCATATG GCCGCTTCCAATGTACGCCGCGAAATACGTGTTTGGGCGTGGATTCTTCGTCGCATGGGTCAGCGTATCCATTGTCTGGGTGTGGGCAACGATGCTCGTCGTGAGCGTCTACCCAGTCTCTGATGGGTGGCGACAGATCCGACAAGTGTACCGTGGTTTGCGGCGCCTCCCGAGGTAG